GCAAGGCGCTCCTTGTTGTCGTCAATCAGAAACCACGTATTGTTGAGCTGGCCAAGCTTTAGATAAAACACCGCGTCATTCGGCTTTTTTTTAATCTCCCGCAAAAGCGCCTGTTCTGCTTCGGAAAACGCGGCGAGTATATCCGCTTTAAGGGCTCCGGATGCCTGAATCTGGTCGTTTTTTTCAGACAAGCCCATCAAATACTCAACAAAATTGAGTGTTACATTCTCGGATGGAATGAGGTTAACCGCAACCGCCCGGCGGTAGTGGGCCAATGATTCCGCAATATCCTCGGTAAGGAACGCCTGGCCCGTGTTCCTGGCCGCGCGAATTACGTTGGTGTTTAGGGCAACAATCGCCCAGAGCGCGAGCGGCACGAGTAGAACCGCGGCTGTGATCGGCCCTGCCTTTGCGGGGCTCTGCTCGTGATTGCGCAAAGCCGCGCTATCGCGGTACCGAAACTCAACGAGCGCCAAAAACGCCGCAAAAAATAGGAGCGAGTGGAAATCATCAAACACAAAAAACAAATATGTAAAGTACGCGATTGAGAGTCCGCCGAACAGCAGAAACTCACCGAGCGCAAAGCGCCGACTCCGGTACCCGCGAACCAGGTACCAGCCAACCAGCGCCGGAAACCCCATGTACAGCGCAAGCGCTATGATGCCTGACTCGGCAAGAATGTTAAAAAACTGGTTGTGCGCCCTATCAAAGTACGTTTCCGTTGGGGCGAGCAGATAGTACTCTGCCGGAAAATACTCGTTAAAAAGAATGTTATAGTTCTCCATGCCCACGCCGGTAAGCGGGTCCTTGCGAAATCCCTGAATGGCCGCGTTCCACCCGATAAAACGGGTTTGAGACGTGCTGTCGCTGATTGAAATGGTGACCACGCGCCGCAAAACCGGAACCGTGCGCACGAGAGGCGAACTGCGGAACTGGAAACCAAGCGCAAGCGCCAATGCCGCCAGCACGAAAAGCGCGCCAATGGCCTGCTTTGCCATCCGGCGGCGCCCCAGAAATACATACGCAAGACCAGCGAAAGCCGCGCCCGCAAGCAAACCAAGATACGCGCCTCGGATGTCCGTGAGCGTGAATGCGTACAAATCTATCGCGATGACAGAAAGGTAAAACAGTCGAGCCCGGTTGCCTTTATGTGTCCGCATCAAAAGATACAGCGCAAACGCGATGTTGAAAAGCAGATACATGGCAACGTACGTCGGGTTGCCGAGCGTTGAAACAATGCGCGTCCCCTCCCCGGCGCCAAAGAGATAGATGCCGAACAAATCCGGACTGCGCTGAAGAATGCCGTAGATGCTTACGCCGATGCTCGTGATAAGCGACACATGGAAAAACACGCGCCACTGCCGCTCCCCAAAAAACATGCGGCTAAGCACATAAAACAAAAATAAATGCCCCACCGTAAAAATTCCCCACATGCGCTCCAAATCCCCGAAAAAACTTGCTAAGGGCGCCTCGCCGAAGAGAGCGGCAATGGATTCAACCATGAGCAGACCCAAAAAAATCCAAAAAAAGTACTGCTGTTTGAGGTTCGTAAACCGAATGCGTCCCAAAGCCCAAAGCCACACAGCCAGCGTCGCGACAATCTCAATGATGATGCGGAAGAATACGGTCCTGATAGTGACATACGGAAACGTGAATCCTGGCCACAACACAAGCGGGAGCACTGCGCTTGTGTACAGGAGCACGCGAGAAACGGTTATGAACTTTTGATTGGCATCTTGCATGGGTTCATCATAGCAGGAGCAACAAAAAAAAGCACCCCCTCCTCTCGCGAGAGGAGGGGGGCTTTTTGCAATCAGTTGTGTAGTAACTGACTGGAGAGAGAATCCCTTATGACTTGGAGATTGTCCAACCGTCAAGCGGGATGTAAGAGGACTGGGTGCTTGATGTTGGCACCTGGTACCCATGCGTCCAGTCCTTGCCAGTACCTCTATTGAGGGTCGCAGCGGCTGACGCGTACGATTTCGCGCTATGGTCGTTAGTGTTTGCTGAATAGTCGGACCACAAGAAGTTGTAGTTTGTGGCATTCAAGCCAACCACGCCGTAGCGGTAATTGGTTGTCACGTACGAGAGAGAGGAGAGGTCATGAGTCAAGGCCGCGGTCTGGGTGTCGTCCCCAAGGAGTTGGACTGTGACCGAGTCAGAATCCGTGCTTGCTCCCACATGTGCGTTCGCCACGTCAAGCTTAAGCTCGTAGGTGTTGCTGGAGCCGGCATCAATGATCTCTTCCCCATCGCCATCGTCAGCATTGTCGTACCCAGTCCGCTGGTCACCCAGGAGAACTGTGACGTACGTGCTCGTTGAGTTCTCAGCCCGGCTGGCCAAACCCGCGTTCGCCATAGATTGCGATGTAAGGGTTGCGGTGCCGGAAGGCGAAAGCTCATCCCCTGCCGCAGTACCAGTGCCGTCAAAGATGACGTACTCGCTGGTGCCCAAGAGCGAACCGTTGCGATAGAGCTTGAAGTTGGAGAGCGAGAGCAAGGTGCTCGTGGTGGTGTCTGTCCATGAAACCTGGAACGTCATCTTCTTCAGGCGCACCTGCCCGCCCACTGCTGAAACTTTGAAGTTGGCAACCTGCTTCTGGCTGATTGCACCACCGGAAAGCGTAGTGGAGGTTAAGGCCATGCGCTCAACCAACGGGTATGCCCTGCGCACGGTGAGCGCGTTGCCGGTAACACCGGTTGTGGGGCCGTTCACTGCGGTTGAGGAGCCAACGCCCCGCGCTGTTATGGCACGTGTAGTGCTAGAATCCTCCAAAGGAGTCGCATTCAAGGAGAATGTGTGCGTGGAACCGGATGAAATGGTCGGCCACACATTCACGTCCGCTTTCAGGGTAAGGGTCTTTTCCGTGCCCTTGGCCACGCGGTACGCATTGGAAGTTCCGAGGTTAAAGTCAACGTATCCGCCCAAGACCGGGGTTCCGGTTGCCAAGGTGAGAGCGGAAAGCGTGGACCCGATCGGCGTAGAACCATCAAAGAGCTTGAAGTTCTTGAGCGTTGAGGTCGGCTTGCCATCTGCAACGGTCGCGTTGAGCGTTTCCGCGGCAATGGTGTCGCTGATAATGAACCGCGTAACGTCAACATCTTCGGTAAGCGCCGTAAGCTTGAACTTATACACTTCAACGCCCGTGGCGCCGCCGGTGATGATGTTTGCTTTTACCTGGGCGCTGGAAGCCACGTTTTCAACCGTGAGGGAGCCGGAGGCCGCCAGATACAGGTTCTGTAAGCCCGCTGA
This sequence is a window from Parcubacteria group bacterium. Protein-coding genes within it:
- a CDS encoding O-antigen ligase family protein, with protein sequence MQDANQKFITVSRVLLYTSAVLPLVLWPGFTFPYVTIRTVFFRIIIEIVATLAVWLWALGRIRFTNLKQQYFFWIFLGLLMVESIAALFGEAPLASFFGDLERMWGIFTVGHLFLFYVLSRMFFGERQWRVFFHVSLITSIGVSIYGILQRSPDLFGIYLFGAGEGTRIVSTLGNPTYVAMYLLFNIAFALYLLMRTHKGNRARLFYLSVIAIDLYAFTLTDIRGAYLGLLAGAAFAGLAYVFLGRRRMAKQAIGALFVLAALALALGFQFRSSPLVRTVPVLRRVVTISISDSTSQTRFIGWNAAIQGFRKDPLTGVGMENYNILFNEYFPAEYYLLAPTETYFDRAHNQFFNILAESGIIALALYMGFPALVGWYLVRGYRSRRFALGEFLLFGGLSIAYFTYLFFVFDDFHSLLFFAAFLALVEFRYRDSAALRNHEQSPAKAGPITAAVLLVPLALWAIVALNTNVIRAARNTGQAFLTEDIAESLAHYRRAVAVNLIPSENVTLNFVEYLMGLSEKNDQIQASGALKADILAAFSEAEQALLREIKKKPNDAVFYLKLGQLNNTWFLIDDNKERLADAIGYLERARELSPGRIQMYLVLGESYVLAGESERAIEILKQAVELEPRFGATYYYLGRAFLTSGDLSEAYDAIVNKSFIEYGRQPEVTTIAYVLAEELAAAGEYQKMVTVYEHLAKFEPRNARAYSALAIGYVLADRYEDAIRAAQKAAELDPGFAPEAAVFIQAIRDGNISELKQSAF